The following coding sequences lie in one Rutidosis leptorrhynchoides isolate AG116_Rl617_1_P2 chromosome 4, CSIRO_AGI_Rlap_v1, whole genome shotgun sequence genomic window:
- the LOC139845146 gene encoding 65-kDa microtubule-associated protein 9-like, whose product MGTNCVSLINELQKIWNEVGEPEKNRDKMLFDLEQECLEAYRKKVDQASRFRSQLRQAVADSESKLAHICASLGEQSLPMKQAKPINLKKELSTILPQLEMLQKKKSERMIQFKEIQDQIHSISKELCASTEDKSCIDESDLSLRRLEEFKTELHALEKEKSDRIKQVLDHLNTLQSLCVVLGIDLKTTINEINPSLNNSGSKTSISADTFNRLSNAVSRLREIKIQRLQKVQDLATTMVQLWNLMDISNDEQLPFHNVTRYIAASENEVTEPNFLSLESIKSTETEISRLQQMKANKIMEVLLKKRADLEQICKQAHMPTLVHGEFDLDVEKLESGAVDPLYLLEQVEHHISNAKEEAFSRKDILDKIDKWLAACEEETWLEEYNMDQNRYNAGKGTHLLLKRAEKARMLVNKIPAMVETLREKAIEWEQNRGVSFSYDDVSLLTMLDDYDILKHEKEIERQRQRDQKKLQGQLLAEQEARFGSKPSPLKSAKRHVKASSMGSNAKRSPLSATKLNNPHDHYNSGTHAKLHTDKKNLGRSNLSHKQHESSKTERGNRTTPYRKPLSPVSLSLSSNANVNSTKTRDPKTKLQNLIPLNKSLMAATLSKTLSFADEENLHTPKTMKQPMPSTPPTCLMKMAMIPSTPFVPHDANGVEYSFEEIRLQDK is encoded by the exons ATGGGGACAAACTGCGTTTCTCTCATAAATGAGCTTCAG AAAatatggaatgaagtaggagaGCCTGAAAAAAATAGAGATAAGATGCTTTTTGATTTGGAACAAGAGTGTTTGGAGGCATATCGAAAGAAAGTGGATCAGGCGAGTCGTTTTAGATCTCAACTTCGCCAAGCTGTTGCTGACTCAGAATCAAAGCTTGCACATATATGTGCTTCGTTGGGAGAGCAATCTTTACCTATGAAACAG GCTAAGCCAATTAATTTGAAGAAAGAGCTTTCGACCATTTTGCCACAACTAGAAATGCTGCAGAAGAAGAaaagtgaaaggatgattcagTTTAAAGAAATTCAAGATCAAATTCACAGTATTTCGAAGGAACTATGCGCATCCACAGAAGACAAATCATGTATTGATGAATCTGATTTGTCCTTGAGAAGACTTGAAGAATTCAAGACTGAATTGCATGCATTGGAAAAGGAAAAG AGTGATCGAATTAAACAAGTGCTAGACCATTTAAACACTCTTCAATCACTTTGTGTGGTACTTGGCATAGATCTCAAAACCACGATTAACGAAATTAATCCCAGTCTGAACAACTCTGGAAGCAAAACGAGCATAAGTGCCGATACTTTTAACAGATTGTCAAATGCAGTCAGTAGGTTGCGTGAGATCAAGATACAGAGATTGCAAAAG GTTCAAGACCTTGCAACAACCATGGTGCAGCTCTGGAATTTGATGGACATATCAAATGATGAGCAACTACCTTTTCATAATGTCACACGTTATATAGCCGCCTCAGAGAACGAAGTTACTGAACCCAATTTTCTCTCTTTGGAGTCTATTAAATCC ACTGAGACAGAGATTTCCAGACTGCAACAGATGAAGGCGAATAAGATAATGGAAGTGCTACTGAAGAAAAGGGCTGACTTGGAACAAATTTGCAAACAGGCTCATATGCCTACTCTAGTGCATGGAGAATTTGATTTGGATGTCGAAAAATTAGAATCTG GTGCAGTTGACCCTTTGTACTTGCTAGAACAAGTTGAACATCATATTTCAAATGCAAAGGAGGAAGCTTTCAGCAGAAAAGACATACTTGATAAGATCGATAAGTGGTTAGCCGCATGTGAAGAAGAAACGTGGCTAGAAGAGTACAATATG GATCAAAATCGGTACAATGCTGGAAAAGGTACCCATCTCCTGTTAAAGCGTGCAGAGAAAGCTCGAATGCTGGTTAACAAAATTCCTG CTATGGTGGAGACGTTACGTGAGAAAGCTATAGAATGGGAGCAAAATAGAGGAGTTTCATTTTCTTATGATGAT GTTTCTTTACTCACTATGCTTGATGATTATGACATTCTAAAACACGAGAAAGAAATTGAACGCCAGAGGCAAAGG GATCAAAAGAAGCTTCAAGGACAATTACTAGCCGAACAAGAAGCTCGTTTTGGGTCAAAGCCAAGTCCATTAAAGAGTGCAAAAAGGCATGTTAAAGCATCAAGTATGGGTTCTAATGCTAAACGAAGTCCATTATCTGCTACAAAGCTTAATAATCCGCACGATCATTACAACAGTGGCACTCATGCAAAACTCCATACTG ACAAGAAAAACTTAGGCAGGTCAAATCTTTCGCATAAACAACACGAATCCTCCAAAACTGAACGTGGAAACCGTACTACACCATATAGAAAACCTCTTTCACCTGTTTCTTTATCGTTATCATCCAATGCCAACGTTAACTCTACCAAGACTCGTGACCCAAAAACCAAATTACAAAATCTAATTCCTTTAAACAAAAGTTTAATGGCTGCTACTCTTTCGAAGACGTTGTCATTTGCTGATGAAGAAAACTTGCATACCCCAAAGACAATGAAACAACCAATGCCTTCGACTCCACCAACATGTTTGATGAAAATGGCGATGATTCCTTCCACGCCGTTTGTTCCTCATGATGCTAATGGTGTTGAGTATTCGTTTGAGGAGATACGACTTCAAGATAAGTAG